The Helicobacter canis genomic sequence TGCTAGGGCAAGTTTGCGCCTTTGCTTTGAGAGATGTGCTTGGATATAGCCTTTGTTGCAGCGACCGATGTAGAAATAAATTTGATCGCCCACAAATCCCCCAAGCCCAGCGATAAAAATCGCAAGCCAGACATTTAAATGCCCCGTGTGGCTAGCAATACCGGCAAAAATCAATCCAAGTTCGCCTTCTAAAATACTCCAGCAAAACAAAATCACATAGCCCCAATCTGCTACATAATTTTCCCATAAATTTACAATTGCTTCTTCTAAGGAGAAGTCGGATTTCATCATATATGTTACAAGCCCACCAACTAGCACAAGAAGAAATGTGCCAATAATAATGCTTTTGTAGTGCTGTTTGAGTGCTTTCATCAGCAGTCCAATATATTCATAAAGTTTGTTGTAAGCTTTTTGTGTCCTTCTAGCTCAACTAGGCGGATTAAGAAGCACGCCTCTATGCACTCTCCACCAGCTTTTTCAATAAGCTTAATACTTGCAGCAGCAGTCCCACCTGTGGCGAGCAGATCATCGACAAGCACGACTCGCGCCTTTTCTCCACGCTCCTGCACACTTGCAAAGGCATCTTGGTGGATTTCTAGCGTATCTGTGCCATATTCTAAGGCATATTCTTGCGAGTAGGTTGCAAATGGGAGTTTGCCCTTTTTCCTAATGGGGATAAAGCCAACCCCCAAGGCATAAGCTAGCGCAGATCCAAAAGTAAAGCCCCTAGATTCTATCCCCACAATATGTGTGATGTTTTGATTCACATAGCGAGCTTTCCAAAAGGCGATAATCTTGTGTAGGCACTCTGCATTCTCTAAGATTGTAGTGATGTCATAAAATAAGATTCCGGGCTTTGGATAGTCTGGGATCTCTCGCAAAGTATTGCGGACTTGTGTGCTAAGCTCTTGTAGGTTTTGTGCGTTTGCCATAGTGTTCCTTTGCGTGTGGATTGAGATTATAGCGATTACAACAAGGCTTCGATTTTTTGCTCTAGGTCTTTTATGCGCGTGCGGTATTTATCTGTCTCGACACGATATTGTGAATTACGCTGCTTGAGCGTTTTGATCTCATTGCGCAAGGAATTCATCTCTTGCGTGAGAATATCGATATTTCCTAGTGCGCGTTGTAGTTGTAATTGATGCTTTTGGATAAGGATTTCGGCTTCTTGGAGTGTGAGTTTCATCGCTGCGGCATTATGCTCGGCTTTTCTCGCCACGGATTTATAAAACATCGTTTTTGAGACCATATACAGCACAAAAAGGACAAAGATTGTGCCAGCAAACCACTTTAACGCTAGATCCATATTAGCTCCTATCGAGTTTCCCCACACGGCAAGTGTGTCGCCCGCCTTCAAACTCTGTGTGTAAAAATGCTTCAAGCATAGATTCTACTTCGCCCTCACCGCTTATGCGCGCCCCAAGACACAAGACATTAGCGTCATTGTGCTTGCGTGTGATTTGTGCCATATATGCGCTTGTGCAAAGTGCAGCGCGAATACCGGAGAATCGATTGGCACTCATACTCATACCTATGCCA encodes the following:
- the apt gene encoding adenine phosphoribosyltransferase, producing the protein MANAQNLQELSTQVRNTLREIPDYPKPGILFYDITTILENAECLHKIIAFWKARYVNQNITHIVGIESRGFTFGSALAYALGVGFIPIRKKGKLPFATYSQEYALEYGTDTLEIHQDAFASVQERGEKARVVLVDDLLATGGTAAASIKLIEKAGGECIEACFLIRLVELEGHKKLTTNFMNILDC
- the rpiB gene encoding ribose 5-phosphate isomerase B; this translates as MIFIACDHAGFSLKHFIKQWLLQNGYEVCDLGVDKQERVDYPDYAKLLCERVLEAGEQAKGILICGSGIGMSMSANRFSGIRAALCTSAYMAQITRKHNDANVLCLGARISGEGEVESMLEAFLHTEFEGGRHTCRVGKLDRS